In Molothrus aeneus isolate 106 chromosome 3, BPBGC_Maene_1.0, whole genome shotgun sequence, a single genomic region encodes these proteins:
- the LOC136554151 gene encoding gallinacin-2, with amino-acid sequence MKTLCLLFSLLFLALQVSPGLSSPRREMLFCRGGSCHFGGCPFHLVKVGSCFGFRSCCKPPWNVRDVDEPFIEE; translated from the exons ATGAAGACCCTTTGTTtgctcttttctctcctcttcttgGCACTCCAGGTCTCTCCAG GTTTGTCTTCACCCCGGAGGGAAATGCTTTTctgcagaggagggagctgtCACTTTGGAGGATGTCCCTTCCACCTGGTTAAAGTTGGAAGTTGCTTTGGGTTCCGCTCCTGCTGCAAACC gcCATGGAATGTAAGAGATGTTGATGAGCCGTTCATTGAAGAGTAA